The following proteins come from a genomic window of Malus domestica chromosome 02, GDT2T_hap1:
- the LOC103408222 gene encoding uncharacterized protein, whose amino-acid sequence MDFVYFKDQQNLKKLEKIEKFEAQQTVELKKIIVLRDAENKELAKHLEITEDQINELEKHLAQTEADKETLKKKLLGVQNEAKMNKQLRMKVLELQNVADQNKKLKNDLEKKLEQSESRKKELSEELQKIKDKKEELEEILDINEAEMEELEEALENIEAEKEDLEAEKEALEDELVQIEVDKKAFNKKVLDLQSEIDQNKEHQNDLEKMIEQCEAQKKKLKEELEESEMQLQHTKNELGKVIEQKDAEKEALMQKLGKTEASKVELMIIIAQRDAEKKDLTKHLDNTEAQIDELEKDLEQTEADKKALRKKVLELQNEAKMNKQLRMKVLELQNVADENKKLKNDLEKKLEQSESQKEELREELEEIEAEKEALQAEKEGLEEDLEKIEAEKEDLEAIEAEKEDLEAEKEALEAEKEDLEAEKEALETEKDALEDEIVQIKAHKMALNKKVHELQCEIDRNKEHQNDLEKKIEQSEAQKKELKGELEKNETQLKQMKNELEKVIEQKDAEKESLMIKLRQTEAGKGELKKSLEHFGMELQELAKMSEEKSHRFITLENDFQKSLEQSECQKKELEKIQAEKINLNIALEQKSRAYKDGAFLFKKKQLENIELTKKMAELEREADLNKELKINFERELERNECQQKELEQTRAEKLELTFQVEQTKAEKINLMTALAQMEMQLHEMNGTVVLEQKKADELAASLARERKKRKSYRKKLQSANSELEKKLDGKSASSELEKKLDDVQDSANRELEKKLDDVQESSSNELEKKLDDVQESAGSNELEKKLDDVQESAGSELEKKLDDVQESGNTELEKKVDDEQKESSDEIEVSDDDWLKV is encoded by the exons ATGGACTTTG TGTACTTTAAAGACCAGCAGAACTTGAAAAAGCTTGAGAAAATTGAGAAGTTTGAAGCTCAACAGACCGTGGAACTTAAGAAAATTATTGTGCTGCGTGATGCTGAAAACAAAGAGCTTGCCAAACATCTCGAGATAACAGAGGATCAAATTAATGAACTCGAGAAACATCTTGCGCAGACTGAAGCTGATAAGGAGACACTTAAGAAAAAACTTCTTGGAGTGCAGAATGAAGCTAAAATGaacaaacagctcagaatgaaagTGCTTGAGCTGCAAAATGTAGCtgatcaaaacaaaaaacttaagAACGATCTTGAGAAAAAGCTTGAGCAGAGCGAATCTCGGAAGAAAGAGCTTAGTGAAGAACTTCAGAAGATTAAGGATAAAAAGgaagagcttgaggaaattctTGACATAAATGAGGCTGAAATGGAAGAGCTTGAGGAAGCTCTCGAGAACATTGAGGCTGAAAAGGAAGATCTTGAGGCTGAAAAGGAAGCTCTTGAAGACGAGCTTGTGCAGATCGAGGTTGATAAGAAGGCATTTAACAAGAAAGTGCTTGATTTGCAGAGTGAGATTGATCAAAACAAAGAGCACCAGAATGATCTTGAGAAAATGATTGAACAGTGTGAAGCTCAGAAGAAAAAGCTTAAAGAAGAGCTCGAGGAGAGTGAGATGCAACTGCAACACACg AAGAATGAGCTTGGGAAAGTGATTGAACAGAAGGATGCTGAAAAGGAAGCTCTTATGCAAAAGCTTGGGAAAACGGAAGCCAGTAAGGTCGAGCTTATGATAATTATTGCGCAGCGGGATGCTGAAAAGAAAGATCTTACCAAACATCTGGATAACACAGAGGCTCAAATTGATGAATTAGAGAAAGATCTTGAGCAGACTGAAGCTGATAAGAAGGCACTTAGGAAAAAAGTTCTTGAGCTGCAGAATGAAGCTAAGATGAACAAACAGCTTAGAATGAAAGTTCTTGAGCTGCAAAATGTGGCtgatgaaaacaaaaaacttaagAACGATCTTGAGAAAAAGCTCGAGCAGAGCGAATCTCAGAAGGAAGAGCTTAGGGAAGAACTTGAAGAGATTGAGGCTGAAAAGGAAGCTCTTCAGGCTGAAAAGGAAGGCCTTGAGgaagatcttgagaaaattgaggCTGAAAAGGAAGATCTCGAGGCAATTGAGGCTGAAAAGGAAGATCTTGAGGCTGAAAAGGAAGCTCTTGAGGCTGAAAAGGAAGATCTTGAGGCTGAAAAGGAAGCTCTTGAGACTGAAAAGGATGCTCTTGAAGACGAGATTGTGCAGATCAAGGCTCACAAGATGGCACTTAACAAGAAAGTGCATGAGTTGCAGTGTGAGATTGATCGAAACAAAGAGCATCAGAATGATCTTGAGAAAAAGATTGAACAGAGTGAAGCTCAGAAGAAAGAgcttaaaggagagcttgagaAGAATGAGACCCAACTGAAACAAatg AAGAATGAGCTTGAGAAAGTGATTGAACAGAAGGATGCTGAAAAGGAATCTCTTATGATAAAGCTTAGGCAAACTGAAGCTGGAAAGGGCGAGCTTAAGAAATCCCTTGAACATTTTGGGATGGAACTGCAAGAGCTG GCGAAAATGAGCGAGGAGAAATCACATAGGTTCATCACGCTTGAGAATGATTTTCAGAAAAGTTTGGAGCAAAGTGAATGTCAGAAGAAAGAGCTTGAGAAGATTCAAGCTGAAAAGATTAACCTCAATATAGCTCTTGAGCAGAAAAGTAGAGCTTACAAAGATGGAGCCTTTCTTTTTAAGAAGAAACAACTTGAGAACATAGAGCTTACCAAGAAAATGGCTGAGCTAGAAAGGGAAGCTGATCTAAACAAAGAgcttaaaattaattttgagaGAGAGCTTGAGCGTAATGAATGTCAGCAGAAAGAGCTTGAGCAGACTAGAGCTGAAAAGCTAGAGCTTACGTTTCAGGTTGAACAGACTAAAGCTGAAAAGATAAATCTTATGACAGCTCTTGCACAGATGGAGATGCAACTGCACGAAATG AATGGGACGGTTGTTTTAGAGCAAAAGAAGGCTGATGAGTTGGCGGCATCTTTGGCCAGAGAACGAAAg AAACGGAAGAGTTATCGGAAAAAGCTCCAGTCTGCCAACAGTGAACTGGAAAAGAAGCTTGATGGTAAGTCTGCCAGCAGTGAATTGGAAAAGAAGCTTGATGATGTACAGGATTCTGCCAACAGAGAATTGGAAAAGAAGCTTGATGATGTACAGGAGTCTTCCAGCAATGAATTGGAAAAGAAGCTTGATGATGTACAGGAGTCTGCCGGCAGCAATGAATTGGAAAAGAAGCTTGATGATGTACAGGAGTCTGCCGGCAGTGAATTGGAAAAGAAGCTTGATGATGTACAGGAGTCTGGCAACACTGAATTGGAAAAGAAGGTTGATGATGAACAGAAGGAAAGCTCAGATGAGATCGAAGTTTCTGATGATGATTGGCTTAAAGTTTAA
- the LOC103410082 gene encoding E3 ubiquitin-protein ligase CIP8-like — protein MQIINARTQYRKVRKMQIKSSIDFYIISNQILGQEEKPYVLLAMANHGRELVVGEPYCDTWVHGIDEFEDNERSMHFVMYIKATIRRHQPRVSEEVEEEDAAIEEHLSVNDATMELQFDPESDMGLLISNTLSGLHIPLQAHPPIIAEILYEAYSWALENDTYFPGREVFHMGVYVEVSVYRTYLSDIRDINMDVEDGGAEPQFVPASKSSIEELERTTVNATTMCSICREEMMVGSEATRMPCSHLYHGDCIVEWLQRSRNCPLCRYSMPADE, from the coding sequence ATGCAAATCATCAATGCTCGTACACAGTATAGGAAGGTTCGAAAAATGCAGATTAAGTCCTCAATCGATTTCTATATCATTTCAAATCAAATTCTAGGGCAAGAAGAAAAACCATATGTCCTTTTGGCCATGGCCAATCACGGAAGGGAATTAGTGGTGGGTGAGCCTTATTGTGATACCTGGGTTCATGGAATTGATGAGTTTGAAGACAACGAACGAAGCATGCATTTTGTGATGTATATCAAGGCAACAATCAGACGCCACCAGCCTAGGGTTTCagaggaagtggaagaagaGGACGCAGCAATAGAAGAACACTTGAGCGTGAATGATGCCACAATGGAACTACAATTTGACCCAGAGAGTGACATGGGTCTTCTCATATCCAACACACTTTCAGGCCTTCATATTCCTCTCCAGGCTCATCCACCCATAATAGCTGAAATATTGTATGAAGCCTACTCCTGGGCCCTGGAAAATGATACTTATTTTCCAGGTCGAGAGGTTTTTCATATGGGGGTGTACGTCGAAGTCAGTGTTTATCGGACATACTTGTCAGATATTCGGGACATCAACATGGACGTAGAGGATGGTGGTGCTGAGCCTCAATTTGTACCGGCAAGCAAATCGTCCATTGAGGAGTTGGAGAGGACGACAGTCAATGCCACAACAATGTGTTCTATATGCAGGGAGGAGATGATGGTTGGCTCAGAAGCAACTCGGATGCCGTGCTCACATCTTTACCATGGAGATTGTATTGTGGAGTGGCTGCAGAGAAGCAGGAATTGCCCGTTGTGTAGGTACTCCATGCCTGCTGATGAATGA